CCAGAAAGGCGCGTTCATCGGCTTCGACAATTTCCGCAGGCTTGTCCGGGACGATCCCATCTTCTGGGGTTCGTTCTGGCTCACCATCCGTTTCGTGGTTGTCAGCGTGGCCGTCGAGTTCGTGCTGGGCTTTGCCCTGGCCTGGCTCATCTGGCGCTTTATCGACCGGCAGCGGCTTCTTACCACGTTGCTGCTGGTGCCGATGATGCTGGCGCCCGTCGCTGTGGGCCTCATCTGGCGGCTGCTGCTGCAGGGCGATTTCGGCATGGCGACCTACTATCTGCGGGCAGTCGGGGTGTTGTCGCCGGCGAGCGCCGTGTTTTCCTCGCCAAGCCTGGTCATGCCGACAATCATCGCCATCGACGTCTGGCAATGGACGCCCTTCGTGACATTAATCATCCTCGCCGGATTGATGAGCCTGCCGCGATCGCCCTTCGAGGCGGCGACGATGGACGGAGCCGGGCCATGGCGCCAGTTCGTCGATATCATGCTCCCCCTGCTGCGGCCCATCATTGCCCTGGTGCTCCTGCTGCGCGGCATCGATGCCTTCAAGGAATTCGACAAGGTTTTCATCATGACCGGAGGGGGACCGGGCACCGTATCGGAATTGCTGTCGATCTACGCTTATCGCGTGAACTTCAAGAACTGGAACCTCGGCTATGGGGCCGCGGTCTCCTTCATGGTCTATCTCGTCGTGCTCATACTGTGCTCGGTCTTCTACAAGGCCGTGTACTGGAAGTCGGCGACGGCGAGGGCGTAGGTCGATGAACCGGCCCTACAGGATCCTGGCGATAGGCGTTCTGGCCTGTGTGCTGGTGATGGCGCTGACACCCTACGTCTGGATGCTGCTCACTTCCTTCAAGGGAAGGCTGGACATCCTGTCGCCTCAGCCGACCTGGTTCTTCACGCCCACGCTCGCCAACTATCCGGCGGTCTTCATCGACAAGGACTATCTGCCGCTCGTCTACAACTCGCTCGCCATCTCGCTGGGCACCACCACGCTGTCGATACTCATCGGCGCACCGGCCGCTTATGTATTCGCGCGCTCGGACTTCGCGGGCAAGGAGGACCTGTTTTTCTTCTTCCTCACGACGCGCATGGCTCCACCCATATCGATCGCCGTCCCCCTCTTCCTCTTTTTCACGACTCTTGGGCTGACGGACACGATCTACGCTGTCGTGATCGCCCATACGAGCTTCAACCTCTCGCTGGTGGTATGGATGATGCGGGGCTTCTTTGCCGAGATTCCCAAGGAGATCGACGAGGCGGCCATGATGGATGGGCGCTCGAGGCTCGGCGCCTTTGTCCGCGTCATCGTCCCCCTCGCCGCGCCCGGTCTCGCGGCGACGGCCGTGTTGTGCTTCATCCTGTCGTGGAACGAATTCCTCTACGCCTTCATCCTCGTTGCTTTCGAGGGACGGCCGCTGACGGTCGGCATTCCGGGTCTCATCACCCCGCACGGCACCTTGTGGGGACAGGTCGCGGCGGTTGCGGTCGTCGCGACCCTGCCGATCCTGGTTTTCACCTTTCTTGTTCAGAAACACCTCGTTCGCGGCCTGACCTTCGGCGCGGTGAAGGGCTGAGGTCACGGTCGGAGCGCTCTATGGCGGTATCTTTCAAGGAAGTGACGAAACGGTTCGCGGACGGAACGATCGCGCTCGACCGCCTGAACCTCGACTTTGAGCGCGGCGAGTTCGTTGTGCTGCTGGGACCCTCGGGTTCCGGCAAGACGACGGCATGCCGCCTGCTCGCCGGGCTTGAAACGCCGTCGAACGGCAGCATCGAGATCGACGGCAAGGATATAACCGATGTGCCGCCGCGTTTCCGCGGAATCGGCATGGTGTTCCAGAACTACGCCCTCTACAGCCACAAGAGCGTCTTCGAGAATATCGCCTATCCCTTGCGTATCCGTAAGGTCGCCCCTGCCGAGATCGATCGTCAGGTGAGGGGCGTGGCTGAACTCCTACGGA
The window above is part of the Rhizobiaceae bacterium genome. Proteins encoded here:
- a CDS encoding sugar ABC transporter permease codes for the protein MMSGNQPSRGLFLLDRGASLPLILPATLLVVVFLVGPFYYMAYTAMTDLSFANPDQKGAFIGFDNFRRLVRDDPIFWGSFWLTIRFVVVSVAVEFVLGFALAWLIWRFIDRQRLLTTLLLVPMMLAPVAVGLIWRLLLQGDFGMATYYLRAVGVLSPASAVFSSPSLVMPTIIAIDVWQWTPFVTLIILAGLMSLPRSPFEAATMDGAGPWRQFVDIMLPLLRPIIALVLLLRGIDAFKEFDKVFIMTGGGPGTVSELLSIYAYRVNFKNWNLGYGAAVSFMVYLVVLILCSVFYKAVYWKSATARA
- a CDS encoding carbohydrate ABC transporter permease, whose protein sequence is MNRPYRILAIGVLACVLVMALTPYVWMLLTSFKGRLDILSPQPTWFFTPTLANYPAVFIDKDYLPLVYNSLAISLGTTTLSILIGAPAAYVFARSDFAGKEDLFFFFLTTRMAPPISIAVPLFLFFTTLGLTDTIYAVVIAHTSFNLSLVVWMMRGFFAEIPKEIDEAAMMDGRSRLGAFVRVIVPLAAPGLAATAVLCFILSWNEFLYAFILVAFEGRPLTVGIPGLITPHGTLWGQVAAVAVVATLPILVFTFLVQKHLVRGLTFGAVKG